A region from the Linepithema humile isolate Giens D197 chromosome 1, Lhum_UNIL_v1.0, whole genome shotgun sequence genome encodes:
- the U2af50 gene encoding splicing factor U2AF 50 kDa subunit isoform X2 yields MGEDFNGDRDRQDRDKDRDRDRDRDRRHRSRSRDRRKRSRSRSKDRRDRKRSSSPKKSRSSRRRKPSLYWDVPPPGFEHITPLQYKAMQAAGQIPANIVADTPQAAVPVVGSTITRQARRLYVGNIPFGVTEEEMMEFFNQQMHLSGLAQAAGNPVLACQINLDKNFAFLEFRSIDETTQAMAFDGINFKGQSLKIRRPHDYQPMPGMTDNPSMNVPDSPHKIFIGGLPNYLNEEQVKTGVHGVSTEEKVKELLMSFGQLRAFNLVKDSATGLSKGYAFCEYVDVSMTDQAIAGLNGMQLGDKKLIVQRASVGAKNPMIGAQAPVQIQVPGLSMVGTSGPATEVLCLLNMVTPEELMEEEEYEDILEDIKEECNKYGVVRSVEIPRPIEGVDVPGCGKVFVEFNSVIDCQKAQQTLTGRKFNNRVVVTSYFDPDKYHRREF; encoded by the exons ATGGGGGAAGATTTTAACGGAG ATCGCGATAGACAAGACCGGGATAAAGACAGAGATCGCGATAGAGATCGTGACAGAAGGCACCGATCACGCAGCAGAGATCGCAGAAAGCGGTCCCGTTCTCGCTCCAAAGATCGCAGAGATAGAAAAAGAAGTAGCTCACCAAAGAAAAGTCGTAGCTCTAGAAGAAGAAAACCATCTCTATACTGGGATGTGCCTCCACCTGGCTTTGAGCATATTACTCCTTTGCAG TACAAAGCTATGCAAGCTGCCGGACAGATACCTGCCAATATAGTAGCAGACACACCCCAAGCAGCTGTGCCTGTAGTTGGTAGTACTATTACACGTCAGGCAAGAAGACTCTACGTAGGGAACATTCCATTCGGTGTCACCGAGGAAGAAATGATGGAATTCTTCAATCAACAGATGCATCTGTCTGGACTGGCGCAAGCCGCTGGAAATCCAGTATTGGCGtgtcaaattaatttagacAAAAATTTCGCATTCTTGGag ttCCGATCAATAGACGAAACCACGCAAGCTATGGCGTTCGatggtataaattttaaagggCAAAGTTTAAAGATAAGGAGACCGCACGATTATCAGCCAATGCCGGGGATGACGGATAATCCCAGTATGAACGTGCCAG ATTCGCCGCACAAGATTTTCATTGGTGGTTTACCAAATTATTTGAACGAGGAACAG GTGAAGACGGGTGTGCACGGAGTTTCTACCGAGGAAAAa GTGAAAGAGTTATTGATGAGCTTTGGACAGCTGAGGGCGTTCAATCTAGTAAAGGATTCTGCAACCGGTCTCTCCAAAGGATATGCGTTTTGTGAATATGTGGATGTCTCGATGACCGACCAGGCGATCGCCGGATTGAATGGGATGCAACTGGGCGACAAGAAACTAATTGTGCAACGCGCTAGCGTGGGTGCCAAGAATCCTATGATAGGCGCACAAGCTCCAGTACAAATTCAAGTGCCTGGTTTGTCGATGGTTGGCACGAGCGGACCCGCGACCGAA GTACTTTGTTTGCTCAATATGGTCACGCCGGAAGAATTAATGGAGGAAGAAGAATATGAGGATATCCTTGAAGACATTAAAGAGGAATGTAACAAATATGGCGTAGTGCGATCCGTGGAAATTCCAAGACCCATTGAGGGTGTCGATGTACCTGGATGCGGCAAG GTATTTGTCGAATTCAACAGCGTCATTGACTGCCAAAAGGCGCAGCAAACTCTCACAGGacgcaaatttaataatcgcgTTGTAGTTACATCATACTTCGATCCTGACAAGTATCATCGTAGAGAATTCTAG
- the U2af50 gene encoding splicing factor U2AF 50 kDa subunit isoform X1 yields the protein MGEDFNGDRDRQDRDKDRDRDRDRDRRHRSRSRDRRKRSRSRSKDRRDRKRSSSPKKSRSSRRRKPSLYWDVPPPGFEHITPLQYKAMQAAGQIPANIVADTPQAAVPVVGSTITRQARRLYVGNIPFGVTEEEMMEFFNQQMHLSGLAQAAGNPVLACQINLDKNFAFLEFRSIDETTQAMAFDGINFKGQSLKIRRPHDYQPMPGMTDNPSMNVPGTVPDSPHKIFIGGLPNYLNEEQVKTGVHGVSTEEKVKELLMSFGQLRAFNLVKDSATGLSKGYAFCEYVDVSMTDQAIAGLNGMQLGDKKLIVQRASVGAKNPMIGAQAPVQIQVPGLSMVGTSGPATEVLCLLNMVTPEELMEEEEYEDILEDIKEECNKYGVVRSVEIPRPIEGVDVPGCGKVFVEFNSVIDCQKAQQTLTGRKFNNRVVVTSYFDPDKYHRREF from the exons ATGGGGGAAGATTTTAACGGAG ATCGCGATAGACAAGACCGGGATAAAGACAGAGATCGCGATAGAGATCGTGACAGAAGGCACCGATCACGCAGCAGAGATCGCAGAAAGCGGTCCCGTTCTCGCTCCAAAGATCGCAGAGATAGAAAAAGAAGTAGCTCACCAAAGAAAAGTCGTAGCTCTAGAAGAAGAAAACCATCTCTATACTGGGATGTGCCTCCACCTGGCTTTGAGCATATTACTCCTTTGCAG TACAAAGCTATGCAAGCTGCCGGACAGATACCTGCCAATATAGTAGCAGACACACCCCAAGCAGCTGTGCCTGTAGTTGGTAGTACTATTACACGTCAGGCAAGAAGACTCTACGTAGGGAACATTCCATTCGGTGTCACCGAGGAAGAAATGATGGAATTCTTCAATCAACAGATGCATCTGTCTGGACTGGCGCAAGCCGCTGGAAATCCAGTATTGGCGtgtcaaattaatttagacAAAAATTTCGCATTCTTGGag ttCCGATCAATAGACGAAACCACGCAAGCTATGGCGTTCGatggtataaattttaaagggCAAAGTTTAAAGATAAGGAGACCGCACGATTATCAGCCAATGCCGGGGATGACGGATAATCCCAGTATGAACGTGCCAGGTACGGTTCCTG ATTCGCCGCACAAGATTTTCATTGGTGGTTTACCAAATTATTTGAACGAGGAACAG GTGAAGACGGGTGTGCACGGAGTTTCTACCGAGGAAAAa GTGAAAGAGTTATTGATGAGCTTTGGACAGCTGAGGGCGTTCAATCTAGTAAAGGATTCTGCAACCGGTCTCTCCAAAGGATATGCGTTTTGTGAATATGTGGATGTCTCGATGACCGACCAGGCGATCGCCGGATTGAATGGGATGCAACTGGGCGACAAGAAACTAATTGTGCAACGCGCTAGCGTGGGTGCCAAGAATCCTATGATAGGCGCACAAGCTCCAGTACAAATTCAAGTGCCTGGTTTGTCGATGGTTGGCACGAGCGGACCCGCGACCGAA GTACTTTGTTTGCTCAATATGGTCACGCCGGAAGAATTAATGGAGGAAGAAGAATATGAGGATATCCTTGAAGACATTAAAGAGGAATGTAACAAATATGGCGTAGTGCGATCCGTGGAAATTCCAAGACCCATTGAGGGTGTCGATGTACCTGGATGCGGCAAG GTATTTGTCGAATTCAACAGCGTCATTGACTGCCAAAAGGCGCAGCAAACTCTCACAGGacgcaaatttaataatcgcgTTGTAGTTACATCATACTTCGATCCTGACAAGTATCATCGTAGAGAATTCTAG
- the U2af50 gene encoding splicing factor U2AF 50 kDa subunit isoform X3, protein MGEDFNGDRDRQDRDKDRDRDRDRDRRHRSRSRDRRKRSRSRSKDRRDRKRSSSPKKSRSSRRRKPSLYWDVPPPGFEHITPLQYKAMQAAGQIPANIVADTPQAAVPVVGSTITRQARRLYVGNIPFGVTEEEMMEFFNQQMHLSGLAQAAGNPVLACQINLDKNFAFLEFRSIDETTQAMAFDGINFKGQSLKIRRPHDYQPMPGMTDNPSMNVPGTVPDSPHKIFIGGLPNYLNEEQVKELLMSFGQLRAFNLVKDSATGLSKGYAFCEYVDVSMTDQAIAGLNGMQLGDKKLIVQRASVGAKNPMIGAQAPVQIQVPGLSMVGTSGPATEVLCLLNMVTPEELMEEEEYEDILEDIKEECNKYGVVRSVEIPRPIEGVDVPGCGKVFVEFNSVIDCQKAQQTLTGRKFNNRVVVTSYFDPDKYHRREF, encoded by the exons ATGGGGGAAGATTTTAACGGAG ATCGCGATAGACAAGACCGGGATAAAGACAGAGATCGCGATAGAGATCGTGACAGAAGGCACCGATCACGCAGCAGAGATCGCAGAAAGCGGTCCCGTTCTCGCTCCAAAGATCGCAGAGATAGAAAAAGAAGTAGCTCACCAAAGAAAAGTCGTAGCTCTAGAAGAAGAAAACCATCTCTATACTGGGATGTGCCTCCACCTGGCTTTGAGCATATTACTCCTTTGCAG TACAAAGCTATGCAAGCTGCCGGACAGATACCTGCCAATATAGTAGCAGACACACCCCAAGCAGCTGTGCCTGTAGTTGGTAGTACTATTACACGTCAGGCAAGAAGACTCTACGTAGGGAACATTCCATTCGGTGTCACCGAGGAAGAAATGATGGAATTCTTCAATCAACAGATGCATCTGTCTGGACTGGCGCAAGCCGCTGGAAATCCAGTATTGGCGtgtcaaattaatttagacAAAAATTTCGCATTCTTGGag ttCCGATCAATAGACGAAACCACGCAAGCTATGGCGTTCGatggtataaattttaaagggCAAAGTTTAAAGATAAGGAGACCGCACGATTATCAGCCAATGCCGGGGATGACGGATAATCCCAGTATGAACGTGCCAGGTACGGTTCCTG ATTCGCCGCACAAGATTTTCATTGGTGGTTTACCAAATTATTTGAACGAGGAACAG GTGAAAGAGTTATTGATGAGCTTTGGACAGCTGAGGGCGTTCAATCTAGTAAAGGATTCTGCAACCGGTCTCTCCAAAGGATATGCGTTTTGTGAATATGTGGATGTCTCGATGACCGACCAGGCGATCGCCGGATTGAATGGGATGCAACTGGGCGACAAGAAACTAATTGTGCAACGCGCTAGCGTGGGTGCCAAGAATCCTATGATAGGCGCACAAGCTCCAGTACAAATTCAAGTGCCTGGTTTGTCGATGGTTGGCACGAGCGGACCCGCGACCGAA GTACTTTGTTTGCTCAATATGGTCACGCCGGAAGAATTAATGGAGGAAGAAGAATATGAGGATATCCTTGAAGACATTAAAGAGGAATGTAACAAATATGGCGTAGTGCGATCCGTGGAAATTCCAAGACCCATTGAGGGTGTCGATGTACCTGGATGCGGCAAG GTATTTGTCGAATTCAACAGCGTCATTGACTGCCAAAAGGCGCAGCAAACTCTCACAGGacgcaaatttaataatcgcgTTGTAGTTACATCATACTTCGATCCTGACAAGTATCATCGTAGAGAATTCTAG
- the U2af50 gene encoding splicing factor U2AF 50 kDa subunit isoform X4 encodes MGEDFNGDRDRQDRDKDRDRDRDRDRRHRSRSRDRRKRSRSRSKDRRDRKRSSSPKKSRSSRRRKPSLYWDVPPPGFEHITPLQYKAMQAAGQIPANIVADTPQAAVPVVGSTITRQARRLYVGNIPFGVTEEEMMEFFNQQMHLSGLAQAAGNPVLACQINLDKNFAFLEFRSIDETTQAMAFDGINFKGQSLKIRRPHDYQPMPGMTDNPSMNVPDSPHKIFIGGLPNYLNEEQVKELLMSFGQLRAFNLVKDSATGLSKGYAFCEYVDVSMTDQAIAGLNGMQLGDKKLIVQRASVGAKNPMIGAQAPVQIQVPGLSMVGTSGPATEVLCLLNMVTPEELMEEEEYEDILEDIKEECNKYGVVRSVEIPRPIEGVDVPGCGKVFVEFNSVIDCQKAQQTLTGRKFNNRVVVTSYFDPDKYHRREF; translated from the exons ATGGGGGAAGATTTTAACGGAG ATCGCGATAGACAAGACCGGGATAAAGACAGAGATCGCGATAGAGATCGTGACAGAAGGCACCGATCACGCAGCAGAGATCGCAGAAAGCGGTCCCGTTCTCGCTCCAAAGATCGCAGAGATAGAAAAAGAAGTAGCTCACCAAAGAAAAGTCGTAGCTCTAGAAGAAGAAAACCATCTCTATACTGGGATGTGCCTCCACCTGGCTTTGAGCATATTACTCCTTTGCAG TACAAAGCTATGCAAGCTGCCGGACAGATACCTGCCAATATAGTAGCAGACACACCCCAAGCAGCTGTGCCTGTAGTTGGTAGTACTATTACACGTCAGGCAAGAAGACTCTACGTAGGGAACATTCCATTCGGTGTCACCGAGGAAGAAATGATGGAATTCTTCAATCAACAGATGCATCTGTCTGGACTGGCGCAAGCCGCTGGAAATCCAGTATTGGCGtgtcaaattaatttagacAAAAATTTCGCATTCTTGGag ttCCGATCAATAGACGAAACCACGCAAGCTATGGCGTTCGatggtataaattttaaagggCAAAGTTTAAAGATAAGGAGACCGCACGATTATCAGCCAATGCCGGGGATGACGGATAATCCCAGTATGAACGTGCCAG ATTCGCCGCACAAGATTTTCATTGGTGGTTTACCAAATTATTTGAACGAGGAACAG GTGAAAGAGTTATTGATGAGCTTTGGACAGCTGAGGGCGTTCAATCTAGTAAAGGATTCTGCAACCGGTCTCTCCAAAGGATATGCGTTTTGTGAATATGTGGATGTCTCGATGACCGACCAGGCGATCGCCGGATTGAATGGGATGCAACTGGGCGACAAGAAACTAATTGTGCAACGCGCTAGCGTGGGTGCCAAGAATCCTATGATAGGCGCACAAGCTCCAGTACAAATTCAAGTGCCTGGTTTGTCGATGGTTGGCACGAGCGGACCCGCGACCGAA GTACTTTGTTTGCTCAATATGGTCACGCCGGAAGAATTAATGGAGGAAGAAGAATATGAGGATATCCTTGAAGACATTAAAGAGGAATGTAACAAATATGGCGTAGTGCGATCCGTGGAAATTCCAAGACCCATTGAGGGTGTCGATGTACCTGGATGCGGCAAG GTATTTGTCGAATTCAACAGCGTCATTGACTGCCAAAAGGCGCAGCAAACTCTCACAGGacgcaaatttaataatcgcgTTGTAGTTACATCATACTTCGATCCTGACAAGTATCATCGTAGAGAATTCTAG
- the Sec23 gene encoding protein transport protein Sec23A isoform X1: MTTYEDFIQQNEDRDGVRFTWNVWPSSRIDATRLVVPLGTLYQPIKERADLPPIQYDPVLCTRSTCRAILNPLCQVDYRAKLWVCNFCFQRNPFPPQYAAISEQHQPAELIPMFSTIEYTIMRAQCLPPIFLLVVDTCLDEEELGALKDSLQMSLSLLPPNALIGLITFGRMVQVHELGCDGCSKSYVFRGTKDLQPKQIQDMLGIGRPIPGQNPNQPRAPGVQPLPPANRFLQPVHKCDMSLTDLLGELQRDPWPVGPGKRPLRSTGVALAVATGLFEASYANTGGRILLFVGGPCSQGPGQVVTDDLRQPIRSHHDIQKDNAKHMKKATKHYDALASRAATNGHIIDIYSCALDQTGLLEMRQCCNSTGGHMVMGDSFNSSLFKQTFQRVFTKDTKGDLKMAFNATLEVKTSREIKVSGAIGPCVSLGVKGSSVGEQEVGLGGTCQWKFCSLTPSTTTSLFFEVVNQHTAPIPQGGRGCIQFITQYQHSSGQKRIRVTTIARNWADASSSLHHVSAGFDQEAAAVLMSRLAVFKAESDDGPDVLRWVDRMLIRLCQKFGEYAKDDPNSFRLAENFSLYPQFMYHLRRSQFLQVFNNSPDETSFYRHMLMREDLTNSLIMVQPILYSYGFNGPPEPVLLDTSSIQPERILLMDTFFQILIFHGETIAQWRQLKYQDLPEYENFRQLLAAPVDDAAEILGGRFPAPRYIDTEQGGSQARFLLSKVNPSQTHNNMYAYGAGMPIPNGESGAPVLTDDVSLQVFMEHLKKLAVSSTA; this comes from the exons ATGACGACATACGAGgattttattcaacaaaacGAGGATCGCGACGGCGTGCGTTTCACATGGAATGTTTGGCCCTCATCGCGTATCGATGCTACTAGACTGGTTGTACCGCTGGGCACTTTGTATCAACCGATTAAAGAACGAGCGGATCTTCCACCGATTCAGTATGATCCAGTTTTGTGTACAAGATCTACATGCAGAGCCATTCTAAATCCGTTATGTCAAGTGGATTATCGTGCAAAACTGTGGGTCTGCAATTTCTGCTTTCAGAGAAATCCT TTTCCACCACAGTATGCTGCAATTTCGGAACAACATCAGCCAGCCGAGCTTATTCCAATGTTTTCAACAATTGAATATACAATAATg cgtGCACAGTGTTTACCACCAATATTTCTACTTGTTGTGGATACATGTTTGGATGAAGAAGAATTAGGAGCGCTTAAAGATTCATTACAAATGTCATTATCTCTGCTTCCACCAAATGCTCTTATTGGTCTTATTACGTTTGGCAGAATGGTTCAAGTTCATGAATTGGGATGCGATGGATGTAGTAAAAGTTATGTATTTCGTGGCACAAAGGATCTTCAACCGAAACAAATTCAAGATATGTTAg GTATAGGCAGACCGATCCCAGGACAAAATCCAAACCAACCAAGAGCGCCTGGTGTGCAACCTTTGCCGCCTGCCAATCGCTTTTTACAACCAGTACACAAGTGCGATATGAGTTTGACGGATCTTTTAGGAGAGTTACAACGTGATCCATGGCCTGTCGGACCAGGAAAACGTCCATTACGATCCACAGGTGTAGCATTGGCAGTTGCCACCGGTCTCTTTGAAGCTAGTTATGCAAATACTGGTGGCAG GATTTTGCTGTTCGTTGGTGGACCTTGTTCTCAAGGACCTGGTCAAGTTGTCACTGATGATTTACGACAACCAATTAGATCGCATCATGATATACAAAAGGATAATGCCAAGCATATGAAAAAAGCAACCAAGCATTATGATGCACTCGCATCACGCGCTGCAACTAACGGTCacataatagatatttattctTGTGCTCTTGACCAAACTGGTTTGTTAGAAATGCGACAATGCTGTAATTCCACCGGCGGTCACATGGTGATGGGAGATTCCTTTAATTCTTCCTTATTTAAACAAACCTTTCAAAGAGTTTTTACTAAGGATACTAAGGGCGATTTGAAAATGGCATTCAACGCCACTTTAGAAGTAAAAACGTCTCGAGAAATTAAGGTTTCCGGAGCTATTGGACCTTGCGTATCATTGGGAGTGAAAGGATCTAGTGTCGGAGAACAAGAAGTAGGTTTAGGTGGCACTTGCCAGTGGAAATTTTGTTCATTGACACCATCTACAAcaacatcattattttttgaagtTGTAAATCAACATACAGCACCAATTCCGCAAGGTGGAAGAGGCTGTATTCAATTCATTACTCAATATCAACACAGCAGTGGACAAAAAAGAATCCGGGTTACTACTATCGCAAGAAA TTGGGCAGATGCATCGTCATCCTTGCATCATGTAAGCGCTGGATTCGATCAGGAAGCAGCAGCTGTTCTTATGTCACGTTTAGCTGTGTTTAAAGCAGAAAGTGATGATGGTCCAGATGTCTTAAGATGGGTTGATCGCATGTTGATTAGGCTt TGTCAAAAATTCGGAGAGTATGCAAAAGATGATCCAAATAGCTTCAGATTAgcggaaaatttttctttatatccaCAATTTATGTATCACTTGCGTAGATCGCAATTCTTACAAGTATTCAATAATTCACCGGATGAAACTAGTTTTTATAG GCATATGCTCATGCGTGAAGATTTAACAAATTCTTTGATTATGGTCCAACCAATCTTGTATAGTTATGGATTTAATGGTCCTCCAGAGCCTGTATTATTAGACACTTCGTCTATTCAGCCTGAGAGAATTCTATTAATGGATACATTTTTCCAAATACTTATATTTCACGGAGag ACTATTGCACAGTGGCGACAGTTAAAATATCAGGATCTAccagaatatgaaaattttcgaCAATTATTAGCAGCACCTGTTGATGATGCCGCTGAGATATTAGGTGGTAGATTTCCTGCACCTCGGTATATTGATACAGAACAAGGTGGTTCTCAAGCTAGATTCTTATTAAGTAAAGTCAACCCGAGTCAGACTCACAATAATATGTACGCTTATGGCGCG GGGATGCCGATACCTAATGGG GAGAGTGGAGCACCTGTTCTGACGGATGATGTCAGTTTGCAAGTATTTATGGagcatttgaagaaattagCTGTGTCATCTAcagcataa
- the Sec23 gene encoding protein transport protein Sec23A isoform X2: MTTYEDFIQQNEDRDGVRFTWNVWPSSRIDATRLVVPLGTLYQPIKERADLPPIQYDPVLCTRSTCRAILNPLCQVDYRAKLWVCNFCFQRNPFPPQYAAISEQHQPAELIPMFSTIEYTIMRAQCLPPIFLLVVDTCLDEEELGALKDSLQMSLSLLPPNALIGLITFGRMVQVHELGCDGCSKSYVFRGTKDLQPKQIQDMLGIGRPIPGQNPNQPRAPGVQPLPPANRFLQPVHKCDMSLTDLLGELQRDPWPVGPGKRPLRSTGVALAVATGLFEASYANTGGRILLFVGGPCSQGPGQVVTDDLRQPIRSHHDIQKDNAKHMKKATKHYDALASRAATNGHIIDIYSCALDQTGLLEMRQCCNSTGGHMVMGDSFNSSLFKQTFQRVFTKDTKGDLKMAFNATLEVKTSREIKVSGAIGPCVSLGVKGSSVGEQEVGLGGTCQWKFCSLTPSTTTSLFFEVVNQHTAPIPQGGRGCIQFITQYQHSSGQKRIRVTTIARNWADASSSLHHVSAGFDQEAAAVLMSRLAVFKAESDDGPDVLRWVDRMLIRLCQKFGEYAKDDPNSFRLAENFSLYPQFMYHLRRSQFLQVFNNSPDETSFYRHMLMREDLTNSLIMVQPILYSYGFNGPPEPVLLDTSSIQPERILLMDTFFQILIFHGETIAQWRQLKYQDLPEYENFRQLLAAPVDDAAEILGGRFPAPRYIDTEQGGSQARFLLSKVNPSQTHNNMYAYGAESGAPVLTDDVSLQVFMEHLKKLAVSSTA, from the exons ATGACGACATACGAGgattttattcaacaaaacGAGGATCGCGACGGCGTGCGTTTCACATGGAATGTTTGGCCCTCATCGCGTATCGATGCTACTAGACTGGTTGTACCGCTGGGCACTTTGTATCAACCGATTAAAGAACGAGCGGATCTTCCACCGATTCAGTATGATCCAGTTTTGTGTACAAGATCTACATGCAGAGCCATTCTAAATCCGTTATGTCAAGTGGATTATCGTGCAAAACTGTGGGTCTGCAATTTCTGCTTTCAGAGAAATCCT TTTCCACCACAGTATGCTGCAATTTCGGAACAACATCAGCCAGCCGAGCTTATTCCAATGTTTTCAACAATTGAATATACAATAATg cgtGCACAGTGTTTACCACCAATATTTCTACTTGTTGTGGATACATGTTTGGATGAAGAAGAATTAGGAGCGCTTAAAGATTCATTACAAATGTCATTATCTCTGCTTCCACCAAATGCTCTTATTGGTCTTATTACGTTTGGCAGAATGGTTCAAGTTCATGAATTGGGATGCGATGGATGTAGTAAAAGTTATGTATTTCGTGGCACAAAGGATCTTCAACCGAAACAAATTCAAGATATGTTAg GTATAGGCAGACCGATCCCAGGACAAAATCCAAACCAACCAAGAGCGCCTGGTGTGCAACCTTTGCCGCCTGCCAATCGCTTTTTACAACCAGTACACAAGTGCGATATGAGTTTGACGGATCTTTTAGGAGAGTTACAACGTGATCCATGGCCTGTCGGACCAGGAAAACGTCCATTACGATCCACAGGTGTAGCATTGGCAGTTGCCACCGGTCTCTTTGAAGCTAGTTATGCAAATACTGGTGGCAG GATTTTGCTGTTCGTTGGTGGACCTTGTTCTCAAGGACCTGGTCAAGTTGTCACTGATGATTTACGACAACCAATTAGATCGCATCATGATATACAAAAGGATAATGCCAAGCATATGAAAAAAGCAACCAAGCATTATGATGCACTCGCATCACGCGCTGCAACTAACGGTCacataatagatatttattctTGTGCTCTTGACCAAACTGGTTTGTTAGAAATGCGACAATGCTGTAATTCCACCGGCGGTCACATGGTGATGGGAGATTCCTTTAATTCTTCCTTATTTAAACAAACCTTTCAAAGAGTTTTTACTAAGGATACTAAGGGCGATTTGAAAATGGCATTCAACGCCACTTTAGAAGTAAAAACGTCTCGAGAAATTAAGGTTTCCGGAGCTATTGGACCTTGCGTATCATTGGGAGTGAAAGGATCTAGTGTCGGAGAACAAGAAGTAGGTTTAGGTGGCACTTGCCAGTGGAAATTTTGTTCATTGACACCATCTACAAcaacatcattattttttgaagtTGTAAATCAACATACAGCACCAATTCCGCAAGGTGGAAGAGGCTGTATTCAATTCATTACTCAATATCAACACAGCAGTGGACAAAAAAGAATCCGGGTTACTACTATCGCAAGAAA TTGGGCAGATGCATCGTCATCCTTGCATCATGTAAGCGCTGGATTCGATCAGGAAGCAGCAGCTGTTCTTATGTCACGTTTAGCTGTGTTTAAAGCAGAAAGTGATGATGGTCCAGATGTCTTAAGATGGGTTGATCGCATGTTGATTAGGCTt TGTCAAAAATTCGGAGAGTATGCAAAAGATGATCCAAATAGCTTCAGATTAgcggaaaatttttctttatatccaCAATTTATGTATCACTTGCGTAGATCGCAATTCTTACAAGTATTCAATAATTCACCGGATGAAACTAGTTTTTATAG GCATATGCTCATGCGTGAAGATTTAACAAATTCTTTGATTATGGTCCAACCAATCTTGTATAGTTATGGATTTAATGGTCCTCCAGAGCCTGTATTATTAGACACTTCGTCTATTCAGCCTGAGAGAATTCTATTAATGGATACATTTTTCCAAATACTTATATTTCACGGAGag ACTATTGCACAGTGGCGACAGTTAAAATATCAGGATCTAccagaatatgaaaattttcgaCAATTATTAGCAGCACCTGTTGATGATGCCGCTGAGATATTAGGTGGTAGATTTCCTGCACCTCGGTATATTGATACAGAACAAGGTGGTTCTCAAGCTAGATTCTTATTAAGTAAAGTCAACCCGAGTCAGACTCACAATAATATGTACGCTTATGGCGCG GAGAGTGGAGCACCTGTTCTGACGGATGATGTCAGTTTGCAAGTATTTATGGagcatttgaagaaattagCTGTGTCATCTAcagcataa